The Pseudomonadota bacterium genome has a segment encoding these proteins:
- a CDS encoding FkbM family methyltransferase, whose translation MKWIDPEMGLLRFAVDPKRISLDVGANLGLFTHFLARYSPHVHAFKPNPLPFNVLKRVVDRNVTLYHMALTDRTSDVELVVPRGRKGWTNNGASLDRKREGHFAIVKVPGSRIDDLDLKDIGFIKIDVEGHENIVLKGAIATLQRDRPNLFLENEYAHVGAAADDVFRLLRDLNYDGFFLGDGVVKHISHFSWEQYQIGPRRESGKSERYVKNFIFIPKEGPSVG comes from the coding sequence ATGAAGTGGATTGACCCTGAAATGGGGCTGCTAAGATTTGCCGTAGATCCCAAACGCATCAGCCTAGACGTTGGCGCGAATCTTGGTCTTTTCACGCATTTCCTTGCCCGCTATTCTCCCCATGTCCATGCATTCAAGCCAAATCCGCTGCCGTTTAATGTGCTTAAACGCGTCGTGGATAGGAATGTTACCCTATACCACATGGCACTTACCGACCGGACCTCCGACGTCGAATTGGTTGTGCCGAGAGGACGGAAGGGGTGGACGAATAACGGTGCGTCCCTAGACCGAAAACGAGAAGGCCATTTCGCGATCGTCAAGGTGCCGGGAAGTCGCATCGACGATCTCGATCTCAAAGACATCGGGTTCATCAAGATCGATGTCGAGGGGCACGAGAACATCGTTCTCAAGGGTGCAATCGCTACTTTGCAGCGCGACCGTCCGAATCTGTTCCTGGAAAACGAATATGCGCATGTAGGTGCGGCGGCAGACGACGTATTTAGATTGCTGCGTGATCTAAACTACGACGGCTTTTTCCTTGGCGATGGTGTGGTTAAGCACATATCGCATTTTTCGTGGGAGCAATATCAAATCGGGCCGCGCCGAGAATCAGGCAAGTCTGAGCGCTACGTGAAGAATTTCATCTTTATCCCAAAAGAGGGCCCTTCGGTCGGGTAG